The sequence AAACACctactttggcagcaggctttAGAGTTTCAAGAAAAGTAATCTTCATTCAATGTGAAATGTCTGGACAAAAGCATCAACCTGAATTTattcaaagcaaaatatttttatagttcAAGACCTTTATTCCTCTGACATGAGCTAAATTTAGAATGACATTTGGATCTATAGCTCCCAGAAAGGGCAATTATGCCAGCTGGTTAGAGTAACTAAAACAAACACTTGTGCAGTAAGGCATTCTGATGTCAGAGTTCCATCCTTGCCACCACAAACTGTAGTTGTTTCATGCTTTCTATTATTAAATATACAACACCAGCAGTCCagagaaaaacatttgcttATATTTAGCAAACTATTTCCAGataaataaaacttctttcatTTGAACTAGCAAACTAGCAGCTCATAATTGATGTAGTAGTTTTTTCTGATAAATGCCATTTTCCAGAATGGTATCTAGCACATGCTGTAACTAAAAGAAACTAAAAttagaaaattctgtttatctcttttttttttttttttttaaccacacaaatatttaatttccaattaaaaaGTATGGTCTACAGTAGCAATTTTTTCAGTGGACGGCACGAAAgacaagaaacagaaacaaaaaaggaggGGACACACATTGTGAACAGCTAAGTGAGGCAAATTCATGAAGTGAAAATCCAGTTAGGAGGAATGACTGGGGATGAAGAGGGGAGGAAGTGGTAATCTGAAGTCCAagggcaaaaaaaagaaaaattctattAAGATCTCAACTAGCCATTCACAATCAGGATTCCGTATCACTATCTTTACCTTTTGAGAGATTACTAATAATTTCAATGCTGCTTACATCCATTCATCATTTTGGAGAGATGAGCATTCCTTTAAATGCCAGCAACATACCAGGTACAGCAATAACTGCATGGTAATAGTATGTATATGACACTCTCCTGAATCCTATATACTCTCAATATTAAGCTTATGCTTTAGTCAAAAATGTAGccatatttctcttttaaatataAAGGCACTTTTTAACATGCAGTAATAATTTATATGTCCTTTCGCTAGTAGATCTCAATTCAACCATGGTATTGGGCACTGCAACAAAATACCAACTTACTTCATGGCTGCATAGTAAAAGGATCCAAACCATACAGTGGAAGTCACAAGGTGCACTGGAATCATGACTTTCCCATACTGCTTAAAAGTTTTCTTGAATCTCTGAACAAGACTCATTGATTTATCTTGAAATGGATCAGGTTCTGAAGAATCTGACTCTGCAGGGCTCTGTTTGGGTGCATCAGTGGCCAAAGGCAAAGGATTTCTTTCTTCAGAAACCTTGTGAGAAGTGTCTACTGGATGGGatgaaaaagcagttttctttGAGGCAAAGTGAGCTGCACCTGCATGAAGACATTGTTTAGGAGGGTCCAGTGCCAGAATGACTTTGCATCCCACATTAGACAACACAGACTGTCCTTTCAAGCACTGAAAGACACCAGTGCGAGGGAAGAACCAACACGTCCCATGCGCCAGCTGAGATGCAGAATGTAACAGACTCCGCTGCATTTTGATGAAGTATGGATGAAGTTTCTATAAAGAAGAAACAAGAGTAAACGAACTGCACGGTGTGATTTCTACTTGCTCCAATGCCACTTAAAATTCTCAGATTTTACATGTCTttctattttactttaaaaaggtTTTCCTTACATTCTTTGCAGAAATGGTTACCTTCcagaattaagaaaataattttctaatttcttcAGCATTCTGAACTAAAATAACCCCTTCACTTACCATACTCTGCTCCTCACTGCTAAGATGATCACTCTActcccaaaaatatttttaggagTTTAGTTAGGAGTTTAGTACTATCTACTGCTTTTATCTACATGATCTGTCACAGCCATTGAAAAGTTACCCCTAAACTTCACTTATAGTAGCATCTGATAACTTGTGTGATACTTTGAGCCTACATAAATGCATTATAAATTCACTGAAGTAAATGcaattaaaagttatttttggtGTCAGTGCATTCTTAGTTTTGGTAAAATTTTTCATGTTTGATACTATTTTCAGTAGAAgttcataaaattaaaaaaaaaaacccaatagaaataattattaataatcaAGCAATAGCCTAAATAATAACAAATGTAATTGTAACAGCCTGCCTGTAACACCTGTCAGGAAGGGGGAAGGTACTGTTGAATGTCATATATTAACATGAGCAAAACTGAATTGCAATTTTCCAAATACTGCAGtgcaaagaatattttaaaactgtggAATAACCCAGTTAACTTAAGATTTTGAATACCTACCAGTTACTCCTGAAAGTTTGAAATAACTATTGACAGCTTCcccacaaagaagaaagaaatttagTTTTGCATGCATAGACatcaagaaataattttaccCCCCAAATTGCATGCTTTGAAATTGCGAAATACTCTTTCCTTTATTCAATGGTTGCAAGTTACAGAACTAACATTCcttccctccaaaaaaaaaaaaaaagtgatgctAATTGATGTAACAAATGCCACTTAAGTTAGTTACTTTACAAATTTTGTACATTAGTAatgcttttccatttttaattgcCACAACAATTCTTCATCCAAATTAGAAATAATTCAAATTTAATTGAAACATTGTATCTGCTTTCCCTTCACCTTAGATATATGCCAGGTGCATTAGCAGTGAATTTTTCTAGGCTACAGAAAATGATCAATACTTCCTAACagagaaagaagtaaaaaaaaaaaaaaaaaagtgaaaccaTACATACCCTTTATTGCTTTCTAGATATGGTAAGGTGTGTATCTTCAAAAAGCTGCAACTCTTCCACTGGCTCCCCACCTTTCAAATAGATGTCTTGAACACATTGAGGCCCCTGCTAAAGTGAAAAAAGGGAATATTTAGAGCAATAGCAACAAGAGCAAATTTATCCTATAAAGATTTATTTCTGTTCAGCCTGAAACCTTGCAACTGAAGAATTTATTGGTGTAAATTCCCTTTTGAACACTGACATGCTAATGGGAGATTTTGTCTGTGTAATTTTAGAATTTCCTCAACTTTGAATTACTGTGTTCTTCCAAGAGAGGAAAGTTTCATAATCCACATGGATCTGTTGGAACAGTCCTGCCTGTATGTTTGCTAGGTAGTTTTATGCTACTGTTGTACTTGAATTAATGGCCATTA comes from Lonchura striata isolate bLonStr1 chromosome 1, bLonStr1.mat, whole genome shotgun sequence and encodes:
- the FAM210A gene encoding protein FAM210A, with the translated sequence MQRSLLHSASQLAHGTCWFFPRTGVFQCLKGQSVLSNVGCKVILALDPPKQCLHAGAAHFASKKTAFSSHPVDTSHKVSEERNPLPLATDAPKQSPAESDSSEPDPFQDKSMSLVQRFKKTFKQYGKVMIPVHLVTSTVWFGSFYYAAMNGVNVVPFLELIGLPDSVVDILKNSQSGNALTAYALYKIATPARYTVTLGGTSVTVKYLRKHGYMSTPPPVKEYLQDRMEETKDKITEKMEETKDKITEKMEETKDKITGKMEETKDKITGKIQETKDKVSFKKIKE